In Miscanthus floridulus cultivar M001 chromosome 8, ASM1932011v1, whole genome shotgun sequence, the sequence CCAGCTCACACTATCCAGGTTAATTGAAGTAGAAGTAGTCTACACTTCTATATAGTATACAGCATTGCAAACTTTgcacattcagcctgttcgtttggctgggcttgctcgtaaattttcagtcggaacagtatttttctctcacaccaaatcagtcagcagtacttcttcacgaaccagcaacgatccagcccagccaaacgaacaggctgattgtagATTACTCATGCACACTACTAGTAGCATTGTTTAGTGCAAGGATACAGCTAATAATCCAAGCACATCCTCGAAAAAAGCACAAACTCCGTCCACACAAGAAGGCGCGCGCCCAACCAACCTGCATGCAGCCATGATATACCCATGCTGCAAACAACACTCCAAGTCCAAGGCACTGCTCACACATGCTTTCATCCctcactctcctctcctctccgttTTGATCATCATCCACCAGGTGGCAGGTGTGGCATGGCGCTGAATCGATCACGCCACCATTTCCCATCTGATCGATCTCTGCTCGGAGCTAGACAGCAACTAGCGCAGCTGAACGACAAGATCAGGAGCAGAGCAGGCGGTCTCGTTCTTggatcggcgtcggcgtcggcgatgaTGGCGATCAAGGGCTACTTCCGGGCGCCGGCGAGGCTGCAGGGGAGGAAGAGGAAGCAGGAGGAGGCGGAGCGGGGTCTCCGCGGCGGCGGGGACGACAGCCTGGGCGCCGCGCTGCTCGACGAGGCCGAGCTGCCGGCGGTGCCCAGGGGCTACTTCGCCGTGTACGTGGTTCGTCGTGCCCACGACCTACCTCCGCCAGCCGGAGTTCCGGGACCTCATGGAGCGCGCCACCGAGGAGTTCGGCTTCGCGCAGGCCGCCGGCATCCGCATCCCGTGCCGCGAGGACTTCGAGGCCACCGTCGCCGCGCTCGAGCTCGAGTCCGCCGTGGCGCGCCGGCGCCCCCGGTCCGGCACCGGCAGAGCCACCGCGGCGGCCGAGCCCAAATTGCCCAAGGCCAGGTCTTGGTAGCAAGCCAGGCAGCCATGCACGCAGTCATGCAGAATTTGCAGGCCATGAAGATGTGCAATGCAAGGATTCTTTCTTTGCAGCTGAAACTGACTTGATTAGATCAAGTCAGTCAAATCATTAGGCATTAGCTTTGGAGCAGTAGATAATCGATCTGTGGAGTAGTGTTTGTTTTGTAAGAGCTCTGAAAATGGTGGCATGAAACAATTAAAGGAATAATTCATTCTTTGTTTTCCTGTGGTTAATATGAAGATTTCCGGTCATGATTTAAGGCATTTTTTCTGTGTGTTGTTGCATATTCTTGAGCATCAAACCCAGTTTCAGTGACACTGTTTGTGGATATTTTCAACAACAGTAGTTAATGACATTTATCAACATTTTGAAAAATGTAACTATTGTTGTTGCATATTATCAACAACAATAGTTAATGGCATTTGAAAAACTTGTCATGCTTATGAATTGTGATATATGAGCGGCACACAATTTGCCATCATGGCCCACTTTCAGTGACACTGTCTGTGGATCATCTTAAGATGGTTCTGGAACGGAGCATGCAAGCATGTCGCCGGATGATCCTGAGTTGAGTGTGAGTGATTTCATTCAAATTCATCTTCCCTTGAAAGAAAACATAACTGATATTCTCCACAAATGGCACTTCAGCTTTGTCTTCAGTTCAGGCTCTAGAACCAAGATAGCCTACATTTGTCATCTGTCCAAGTGCTGTCCGGATTTGTTCAGAAAACAGGATGGCAGAGATCTGCTGTTCTTCCAGTTGCAACAAGATATAATATTCTTTGAGCTGGCAGAACTGAAAAAAGATTGCAAATATCTTTTATCCGCGGGGATTACTTGGTCTCGAGAAGTGCATATCTGTCGGAATACATGTGAAGAAGATTTCATGCTTTTTGTGATCTAGTGCTCATGCCATGTGTAATTGTACGGCATGTATTTCTTTTGATCTGGAACTCTCTTTAATGAGTCTCAGTAACATAGTCTAAGAGTAAAGAATGTGCTGTAGACCTGTAGCATCATTTTTTAGCAACCTGTGTGCAGCAAGAGGCAGAGGTATATTAAGTTATATTATTCTAAGGCACAGCTCTCTTAAGTTAAAGCATTGACTTCCCTATAGGATTCTTGGTAGTCAGGACTGAACTTTTCTGTCTTTCAAAACTGAACTAAATTGGATATTGAACGAAGAAGCTAAGGACAGAATGACTGACGATAGTTGCCACCTCATCATTGCAAAGAGGTGAGCGAGGAGGATGCATCAATTATGTGTGTAAGAACATTGTTCAACTTCTGAACAATTACAAAAAGAAAGTAAAAGTTGAAGTACAAAGAACAAGGTGGAAATGAATTCTTAAGAAAAGGAGACATTTACGCAATCTGCTTGGAGCAAATCCTTCATTTTAAAATCTTACACAAAAAGAATGTGAATCCCACATTTCATCCTCCGGTATCAATTTGCAAATCCTGTCAATTTGTGgactcttcctcctctcttctccatgGAACACCAAGAACCAAGAATGGAAAAAAAAAATAGGAGATGTTGAGAAAGAAACTCATCATCTGCATAAGATCCCAGGCTGTGAATAACAGTAGCACACCGCCTCCTCCTTCCTGCCCACCAGCCTCAGGATGCCCTCAAACACCTTCACATCACAGGGGATCCTCAGAGCCCCCTCATGCTGGAACCCGAATTCCTCCTCTGCCTCCTTCAGGAGCTCCTCAAATGCCCAGTGGCCTAGGTACTCCGTGGGGATCACAAACCTCTTCATCTCCATGCCGACGCACACTGCAAAGAAACCCTTTGGAACACCATGGTTGCTGCTGCTCTTGCCGGCTTTTGGTGAGAGTGCAAGCCACTTCCACTTCTTCAGAAGTTGTTGCAGCCTCACAATGTCTCTGATCTTGTTGCTGCTTGACCTGCCTTGCTCCCCCATTGTCAGTCGATGTAGCTGCCTATCTCTGCCTCTGCTTTCTGCTCCCTCTGCTGGGTGCTACTGACAATATATATGAGGTTGGATCAGTCTCTAAGCATGGCTTAGCGTGTTCACCGGGTTAGTTTGAATGTACTAATCAGTGGCTTGATACGATGCTTTTGTTTAAGTCTGAGGGCAGGTTTTCTTTATGTTGTCGTTCTTGACATAAACTAAAGCAAAGGGTATGAGCACATGTGACAGCAGCTGGTCAGAGTATTCTGATTGTACTGTCTGGTTAAACTTGTATAAACTGTAACATTCTAAAGCCCTCAGCTGCTTTCAGCACTGACATCATACTTCATTAGTTTGGAATGTGCCTATATGGAAGAACATGGAAACTTAGTGACATCAATATCATTGTGCCAAGTTCAGACGTATTTCCTGAACAAATAAAACAATTAGCTAACAGACAGTTGTGTGAAACTGCTTAAAAGGTTCCCTGAATTATATACACAGCGATtgtactttttttttgaaaaataagtTGATCTTTCCATGTCACGTCAAATACCTGACTAACTTCTGAAGAATGCAAGTGCAATCCAACTGATGAAAGATTCCCCCACTCTGCTAATGATGAGCAAACGGCCCAGATGTTTGCAATCAGCACCAACTCTACTCTACTTATCTGAACAACCACCATGCATGATTTGCTTCAACCTCATCATTGATGCAAACCAATTGACAGTTCATGGTTTGGAGAAGTACGCCTCTAGTCCTAGCTTTAGGTAGCATCCGAAACTAACACTGAAAGTTCTGGTGTTTGACTATGAAACAGAAGGTGCTCAGATATTGTATATACACGGTTTCACATTGTTTATTCCTCAGTTTTCTTTCTGGTGTTAATCATtcacaaatgataccttttttcTGCTTAAGATCATTTACTAATCTTTGAATCTTCTTTCTTTATTTGGGGGTTATGGGGTCAATATCAGCGTTCAAACCTTGGTTATGCTTCATATCTCCCATGTCTATACAACTATTGAAAGCACAGTTCTTGCTACGCTTTTACCTGTGAAAAAGAATACGTTAGTTCTGAGAAAATGGAGATGTGCTATATTAGAACAATTAGAATCATGTTTCAGGTAGTAGTAAAGTATTTCAAAGTACTTGATCAAGCTCAGTTTACTAATGAGGAATTATTGCATAACTAAAGTAGACATTGGTCCCCTACTCAAAGAAGGAAGCATCGGCATGATAAATTCTTTCAGACAATCCACGTTAGATTAGTGTTGAAAGAATTGGTCCCCTACTCAAAAAAGGAATAAAGGATTATATAAATGTAGCATGGTTCTCCCATCTAGCCCTGTCTACATTCACACAAGAGTTCCTCCTGGGTACTGTCTACAGACCAGTACATCAACCGCTATATCAGAGGTTCATGCACCTTAAGTTTCTGAAGTACAGCAATGTTGGCTCACTCAGGAACACACATTAAACAAAAAGAAAGTACCATCGGGACTAAGGATGCACCTTAAAAAAAGTAGAAGGTGCCTTTTCTTGTGGCCAAAAAAAATGTGAACTCGCATTGTTGCATCAGAGTGCATAACTGAAGTAACTGTTGCTCCCTCCTCCCTGACACATTAGTCACTCACATGGGCTATGAAATTCTAGCAGCTGAGCAGATCGAAAAGCAGATATGAAGAACAGAACAACAGAGTGCAAATGGTTGCACATGCCATGGCATCAGCAATGGAGCAAGTTGACACATTTGCCAgatctggcatcatggcctcgtGGACGGTGGAAATGGCATGCTAGCAAGGGAAGCATATTGTCATGACACTCTTCACATTCATGTTTTGGGAGATCATCACTGAAAGTCTGCAAGATGAATGTGGACAAAAACAAATTTCCAGTGTTTAGTGGGTAGTAGACTGCAGATGCTTTCAAGCGGACTTGGGGTGTATGTAGCACATAAACATAAGAATGGCAATTGGGTCacagaacatatgcatatgaaaaGGGTCTTCAGTTAGATGATTATTATCACTGGACTCACAGCCATTGTCACCACAGCAACTAAGAACTTATCTGCTACTGAATAATTATGTTAGCAGTTTAGCACTAATatacaagggcaagaaggacCTTATAGCACCTGTCTTTTCTGTCAGATATTCAACTTTATACATGAAATCTGAAACAGCAACCCTGAGTAGCTCGGCAGTCAGATAACTTGAGAAAATATCAACTCACAATGATAATTTAAAGTACATGTTATCAGAAgtctaacaaaattagatttaTAATTTTTAGACAGTTCTATAattatatattgaatttacaagtttacagtATTTAGGGACCGATAGGACACAACTGaataagtttgaggacctaaatggGTGATTTGAAAGTTTTGGAACCTAGATGGTACGgccgaacaagtttgaggacctaaacgagCGATTTGAGAGTTTAGGAACCGGGATGACAcagatgaacaagtttgaggacttgAACGGTCGATTTAtgagtttagggaccgggatgacacagccGATCAAGTTCGAGGACCGCCAGTGCACCTTACTCTAAAATTAAGTATCACGATTTTGAGTAAGGAATTGTACCTAGCGGAGGGACCCATGCTCAAGGCACTGGTAGCTCCTTTCTCACTAGGCATAGTGAGTTGCttgaagtcgcggaccacagccgatgcatgaagatgttcgcagtgcaacTCCTCGACTCGGACggacaccaggaagaagacgatcAACGATGGCGTGCGCGCACCAGGAAGAAGATCCGGCGAGGTCGACGAAAACGAGCAGTCACAGTAGCGGAAAACGAGCAGTCGCGgcggcgctccccaaaaacctgatcACCCGCATACACTCGAGCAGGTGTCGCAGATGTGGACGATGGTTCCAGAGGCCTGCTCTCCCAagtctccgtgcgcgcagaggttaTGACGGGGAAGGCTCGGTGGTGGTTCGACGGAGAGGGTGGCGCCTATGTGTTGTGTTGAGTACGTGAGAGCATCGGGCTGGAGCCTAGAGTTAAGTAGCACAGGAGTTCCAGAAGTCCATGGACACACGCGAGTTACGGGAGGGTAGGACCGTGCCGCGCCGCAGATCTCCATGCGCGGATAGCCGCGACTCACCGTTCCTCCGTTCGAGCAGAACCGCAGGTTACGGGAAGGATCCACATCTTGCGGTTCGTATTCTGACTCCATACGTTACTCCATCCAGTAATCGACCCGAGTGGCAAAATTAATCGCGCACGTGCACGCACGCATCGCAACGCACGCTCGCcacggctcggcggcggcgcgcggcacGCCCATAGTCTCTTTCAACTTCTAAATAGGTGCACACGTGGTTTACCTATTTAAGTTGACTCAACAAAAGTCAAAATCTAGTACTAGATTAAAACTATAAAGCACCGTAGCAATTCAATATGGGCCTAGGaattatttaattattattaaaTAAAATATGGCCATGAGAAAACAGTTGCTAgtttggttaggggtaatcttaCAGGGATCCCTAGCGGGACACTGATGCAAAATAGCTGTACCTAGCGAGGCCTACAGATATTATGGCTTATATATGGGAACCTATTAGAGGACAAACCCTGTTAGGATCAGGTGTATGTATCCGTAATGGTTTGGGGGGCTGCATCCTTAGGATCGTGAAACAACAGGCAAACATAGTATTAACATAGTTAGCTGATATTTATGATGCTTTCTGTCTTTAATAGAAGCTGAGGAAATGTCTTTACTGGTGTGATGAGTTCTGCAACATATAATGCAATGGGGACTGTGAAACTTACATAGGATGCACTTACTCTCAGCATGCGATGGCAGTCCCGTCAATGCAATGGTAGGAACACCAAGAATAGCATCGACCTGGTATGCGATATCTGGCCTTTGTAAGTTGTAACGACAGGGGAGAGACACTGATCCTTACCTCATATTGTTTTCCATAAAGGCCTCTGATTCGGGTTGGAACAAAGGCGCAAAAACCACTAACAGCATTTATAAGTGCATTTTCCTCAGCTGTTGTTCCAAACAGGACCATTTCTACTGTTGGTGGTTCATCTCCATTTGGTGGGTCAATGGGATCACTCACCAGAATAGCAAGCCGATACCTACAGGGACATAGAATCGGATATAAGTTGCCATCATAACTAGAACCGTGATCCCCTGTTTAAGTAAAAAATAGGGACATGATGGCATCTTTTGTGCAGGACAtttttgtagtttatataatttt encodes:
- the LOC136475676 gene encoding auxin-induced protein X15-like, which produces MGEQGRSSSNKIRDIVRLQQLLKKWKWLALSPKAGKSSSNHGVPKGFFAVCVGMEMKRFVIPTEYLGHWAFEELLKEAEEEFGFQHEGALRIPCDVKVFEGILRLVGRKEEAVCYCYSQPGILCR